In Halobacteriovorax sp. HLS, one DNA window encodes the following:
- a CDS encoding molybdopterin-dependent oxidoreductase, which produces MTLSRRDFLKDIATKYAIAMAGISFFPGLIAADTHGEDILNDPTMKWEKAPCRFCGTGCGTMVGVKDGKVVAVAGDKQSPVNKGFLCVKGYHLPAVLYAKDRLTKPLIKKNGKFETASWDEALDLIAKKFKAAGPKKSAMYGSGQWTLQDGYAAMKFMKGGMGSNNLEANARLCMASAVVGFITSFGKDEPMGCYDDFETSDNYVMWGNNMAEMHPVLFSRITDYKRNNPKVKIIDLGTRRTRTTQMSDMYLEFKPQSDLAIGNAICNEIIKNGWVNENFVKKHTLFKEGTTNIGHGLEGVKPPKITGTVISFDKFKSYISKYTPEYASKISGVPASQIRELAKIYGDKKQKVMSLWCMGVNQHSRGTWMNNIIYNIHLLTGKISQPGNSPFSLTGQPSACGTVREVGTLTHGLPGGRIVKKAKHRAFAEKIWGVPAGTIPEKPSMHTMAMFRKLKDGDVTAMWIQVTNPMHTIPDRQKFLEGIKKNKPFIVVSDIYPTATTEIADVILPSAMWVEREGCFGNSERRTQQWNQLVEAPGKARPDSWQIIEVARRMGYGKLFPWKSDKEQAEGLYSEYRKFTVGVGKDLAEYSHLKEARGLRWPVVDKKETRWRYSEGHDPYVKAGEEYSFYGNKKHDNKAVIWFRPFEPAAEIPTNKFPFWLCTGRVLEHWHSGTMTRRVKELHQAMPEAYVELHPEDARELGISNGNDVRVTSKRGSIVLKASINERAVPQRGSVFVPFFDENKMINNVTLDNYCPLSFEPDYKKCAVSVEKA; this is translated from the coding sequence ATGACTTTATCAAGAAGAGATTTTTTAAAAGATATAGCAACAAAGTATGCTATTGCAATGGCCGGAATTAGTTTCTTTCCAGGTCTTATAGCCGCAGATACACATGGCGAAGATATTCTAAATGACCCTACAATGAAATGGGAGAAGGCCCCATGTCGTTTTTGTGGAACTGGCTGTGGAACAATGGTTGGTGTTAAAGACGGTAAGGTCGTTGCAGTTGCAGGGGATAAGCAATCTCCAGTAAATAAAGGCTTTCTATGTGTAAAAGGCTATCACTTGCCTGCAGTTCTCTATGCAAAAGATAGACTAACGAAACCACTTATTAAGAAAAATGGAAAGTTTGAAACTGCGAGTTGGGATGAGGCACTAGATCTTATTGCAAAGAAGTTTAAAGCAGCTGGTCCAAAAAAGAGTGCTATGTACGGTTCTGGACAATGGACTTTACAAGATGGTTATGCCGCTATGAAATTTATGAAAGGTGGAATGGGTTCCAATAACCTTGAAGCAAATGCAAGACTTTGTATGGCCTCAGCAGTTGTTGGTTTCATTACTTCATTTGGTAAAGATGAGCCGATGGGTTGCTATGATGATTTCGAAACAAGTGACAATTATGTTATGTGGGGAAATAATATGGCGGAAATGCACCCCGTTTTATTTTCGAGAATCACAGACTATAAAAGAAATAATCCAAAGGTTAAGATTATTGATTTAGGAACTAGAAGAACTAGAACAACTCAGATGTCTGATATGTATCTTGAGTTCAAGCCTCAATCAGATCTTGCAATTGGAAATGCCATTTGTAATGAAATTATAAAGAATGGTTGGGTTAATGAGAATTTTGTAAAAAAACACACTCTCTTCAAAGAGGGGACTACTAACATTGGTCATGGTCTTGAAGGTGTTAAACCTCCTAAGATAACTGGGACAGTTATCAGCTTCGACAAATTTAAAAGTTATATAAGTAAGTATACTCCTGAATACGCATCAAAAATATCTGGTGTTCCAGCATCTCAAATTAGAGAGTTGGCCAAGATTTATGGCGATAAGAAACAAAAAGTTATGAGTCTATGGTGTATGGGTGTGAATCAACACTCAAGAGGAACGTGGATGAATAATATAATTTATAATATTCATTTGCTTACAGGGAAAATTTCACAGCCAGGTAATAGTCCATTCTCTTTGACTGGACAGCCGTCGGCCTGTGGAACTGTTAGAGAAGTTGGTACCCTTACTCATGGTCTTCCTGGTGGAAGGATTGTAAAAAAAGCTAAACACAGAGCATTTGCTGAAAAAATTTGGGGAGTTCCAGCTGGAACAATTCCAGAGAAACCATCAATGCACACTATGGCCATGTTTAGAAAGTTAAAAGATGGAGATGTTACGGCAATGTGGATTCAAGTTACAAATCCAATGCATACAATTCCTGATAGACAGAAATTTTTGGAAGGAATAAAAAAGAATAAACCATTTATTGTTGTTTCTGATATCTATCCTACAGCAACTACTGAAATCGCTGACGTTATACTTCCTTCAGCGATGTGGGTAGAAAGAGAAGGTTGCTTTGGTAATAGTGAAAGAAGAACGCAGCAATGGAACCAGCTTGTAGAAGCTCCAGGTAAAGCGAGACCTGATTCTTGGCAAATTATTGAAGTGGCAAGAAGAATGGGATATGGAAAACTCTTTCCATGGAAATCTGATAAGGAGCAAGCAGAAGGACTTTATTCAGAGTATAGAAAGTTTACAGTTGGTGTAGGTAAAGATCTTGCTGAGTATTCTCATCTTAAAGAAGCTCGTGGATTGCGATGGCCTGTTGTTGATAAGAAAGAGACAAGGTGGCGCTATAGTGAAGGACATGATCCATACGTTAAAGCGGGAGAAGAGTACTCATTCTACGGTAACAAGAAACATGATAACAAAGCAGTTATTTGGTTTAGACCATTCGAGCCTGCCGCAGAGATACCAACTAATAAATTTCCATTTTGGCTATGTACAGGACGTGTCCTTGAGCACTGGCACTCTGGAACAATGACTAGAAGAGTGAAAGAACTTCATCAGGCAATGCCAGAAGCCTATGTTGAGCTGCACCCAGAAGATGCTAGAGAGTTGGGTATTTCAAATGGTAACGACGTCAGAGTAACTTCTAAAAGAGGTAGCATTGTTTTAAAAGCATCGATTAACGAAAGAGCTGTTCCGCAAAGAGGGTCAGTATTCGTTCCTTTCTTTGATGAAAATAAGATGATCAATAACGTGACTCTAGATAATTATTGTCCTTTATCATTTGAGCCAGATTATAAGAAATGTGCTGTAAGTGTAGAGAAGGCCTAA
- the moaC gene encoding cyclic pyranopterin monophosphate synthase MoaC encodes MSHFTHINEAGEPCMVDVSDKTITSRTAVARSEVWLPKVIRDQFCDGDIISKKGPVFQTAIIAATMGLKKTSELIPFCHQINIEGSKVDIELVGECAVIECLCKTSGKTGVEMEALMGAQIAALTIYDMCKAFGHEMKIQNCHLVKKTGGKSDFQK; translated from the coding sequence ATGTCTCATTTTACTCATATAAATGAAGCAGGGGAACCTTGTATGGTTGATGTTTCAGACAAAACGATAACAAGTAGAACTGCTGTTGCTCGTAGCGAAGTTTGGCTTCCAAAAGTTATTCGTGATCAGTTTTGTGATGGCGATATCATTTCCAAAAAAGGACCAGTATTTCAAACGGCGATCATCGCCGCCACTATGGGACTGAAGAAAACGAGTGAACTCATTCCTTTTTGTCATCAGATTAATATTGAAGGTTCTAAAGTAGATATAGAACTAGTCGGAGAGTGTGCGGTTATTGAGTGTCTTTGTAAAACATCCGGTAAGACTGGAGTTGAAATGGAGGCCCTTATGGGAGCGCAAATTGCTGCACTCACTATATATGATATGTGTAAGGCCTTTGGACATGAGATGAAAATTCAAAATTGTCATTTAGTAAAGAAAACAGGTGGTAAGAGTGACTTTCAAAAATAA
- a CDS encoding LysR family transcriptional regulator has protein sequence MNIRNFDLNLLVVLNDFNKTNSMSKTAVNLGLSQPAVSHALKRLRESLGDDLFVRTGKHYSPTEKGKELSAFVESHLRDLEQTLFKSSEWSPHESDKHFTLSGTSYDSFTWFPSLMQSLKLDAPKVNMTFRGIVIEEFLERMISSEVDLSFAGNLEMINNFTIETLGERHFSLIASNSSRRYTKNISLKTYLEAQHVLYTPTEKPGSDVDKLLKKMGHRRNITIRTSYLNSIPMLVSQRDFLSIVPTFFAKKVAKLYGLKVLNVPFEIPAFRHQMIWHKSKDNSSSHLWLRNYIKDNYKDFMQ, from the coding sequence ATGAATATAAGAAACTTTGATTTGAACCTACTGGTAGTACTAAATGACTTTAATAAAACTAATAGTATGAGTAAAACAGCAGTGAATCTTGGACTTTCGCAACCTGCTGTAAGCCATGCTTTAAAGAGACTAAGAGAGAGTCTTGGAGATGACTTATTTGTAAGAACAGGAAAGCATTACTCACCGACTGAAAAAGGTAAGGAGTTGTCGGCCTTCGTTGAGTCTCATTTAAGGGATCTAGAGCAAACTCTGTTTAAGAGTTCTGAGTGGAGCCCTCATGAGTCAGATAAGCACTTTACTTTATCAGGAACGTCATATGATTCATTTACTTGGTTTCCAAGTTTAATGCAGTCGCTAAAGCTTGATGCACCAAAAGTAAACATGACTTTTAGAGGTATAGTTATTGAAGAGTTTCTTGAGAGAATGATAAGCTCAGAAGTGGATTTAAGCTTTGCTGGAAATTTGGAAATGATTAATAACTTTACAATCGAAACTCTAGGGGAGAGACACTTTAGTCTCATAGCGAGTAATTCTTCGAGAAGGTATACCAAGAATATTTCATTAAAAACTTACCTCGAAGCTCAGCATGTACTCTATACTCCAACTGAAAAACCCGGAAGTGATGTAGATAAACTATTAAAGAAAATGGGACATAGGCGTAATATAACAATTCGAACAAGCTATTTGAACTCAATTCCAATGTTAGTAAGCCAAAGAGATTTTCTCTCTATTGTACCAACATTCTTTGCAAAGAAAGTTGCAAAGCTCTATGGGTTAAAGGTTTTAAATGTACCTTTTGAGATACCGGCCTTTAGGCATCAAATGATTTGGCACAAGAGTAAAGATAACTCATCATCACATCTGTGGCTTAGAAATTATATCAAAGATAATTATAAAGATTTTATGCAATAG
- a CDS encoding molybdopterin molybdotransferase MoeA, with amino-acid sequence MISVKAADQMVREHAFKLSTELVSVNELHGRILAQDLYATREQPPFDRVAMDGIAISFSSNSKRSYKLNGIQKAGMKALRLESEDDAIEVMTGAVLPENCNCVIPYENCDLQNGKVTIKDGMNFSLNDNIHGRGSDYQKGSLLLTSGVILNSPKIAIIASQGLSEVAVKKFPKVAIVSTGDELIEPGLTCEPWQIWKSNPYGIESSLNEQGIPSSQISKFHLLDDEVEVFSKLKSIIDNHEIIILSGGVSMGKFDFVHTVMNDLAAEVVFHKIKQKPGKPLLFAKGSAGQCIFGLPGNPVSALVCMRRYVVPSLESSFGISSKKLYAKLAVDITFKKDFALFSAVDIEISNSGQLIATPVRSNGSGDFASLATSDGFLELPEDAQTYLNGEVFAFHPWTRY; translated from the coding sequence ATGATTAGTGTTAAAGCTGCTGACCAAATGGTTAGAGAGCATGCGTTTAAATTATCAACTGAACTGGTTTCCGTTAATGAGCTTCATGGCCGTATTCTGGCCCAAGACCTCTATGCAACAAGAGAACAGCCGCCATTTGATAGGGTCGCAATGGATGGAATTGCGATATCTTTTTCATCTAACTCAAAGCGAAGTTATAAACTAAATGGAATTCAAAAGGCCGGAATGAAGGCCCTTCGTTTAGAGTCTGAAGATGATGCAATAGAAGTTATGACTGGAGCAGTTTTACCTGAAAACTGTAATTGTGTAATTCCATATGAGAATTGTGACTTACAAAATGGTAAAGTCACGATTAAAGATGGAATGAATTTTTCTCTAAATGACAATATTCATGGACGTGGTAGCGATTACCAAAAAGGATCATTACTTCTTACAAGTGGAGTTATCCTTAATAGTCCTAAAATAGCTATAATAGCATCACAGGGACTTAGTGAAGTCGCCGTTAAGAAGTTTCCTAAAGTTGCAATTGTAAGTACAGGAGATGAACTTATTGAACCAGGTCTTACTTGTGAACCTTGGCAAATATGGAAATCAAATCCATATGGAATTGAGAGCTCGCTAAATGAGCAAGGAATTCCTAGTAGTCAAATATCTAAGTTTCATCTCTTAGACGATGAAGTTGAAGTTTTCTCTAAGCTGAAGAGTATTATTGATAATCATGAAATTATTATTCTCTCAGGTGGCGTTTCAATGGGTAAGTTTGATTTTGTTCATACTGTAATGAATGATCTCGCTGCAGAGGTCGTTTTTCATAAAATTAAGCAAAAACCTGGTAAGCCACTTCTATTTGCAAAAGGTAGTGCAGGGCAATGTATTTTCGGATTGCCCGGTAATCCTGTTTCAGCTTTAGTTTGTATGCGAAGGTATGTTGTTCCTTCACTGGAGAGCTCTTTTGGAATAAGTTCTAAGAAATTATACGCTAAGTTAGCAGTTGATATTACTTTTAAAAAAGACTTTGCACTCTTTAGTGCTGTAGATATTGAGATCTCAAATTCTGGACAACTGATTGCTACACCTGTGCGCTCAAATGGATCTGGGGATTTCGCGAGTCTCGCAACAAGTGATGGCTTTTTGGAATTGCCCGAAGATGCTCAAACTTATTTAAATGGTGAGGTCTTTGCCTTTCACCCTTGGACTAGATACTAA
- a CDS encoding chaperone NapD yields MPISGVVLEVGAGTEREVANSFIDVRGIEVQQIGINHLILTTDTARAEEDRALTEALERWPGVLSAKVVFTNMEDCID; encoded by the coding sequence ATGCCTATATCTGGTGTTGTTTTAGAAGTTGGTGCTGGCACCGAAAGAGAAGTTGCGAACTCATTCATCGATGTTCGAGGAATTGAAGTTCAACAAATTGGAATAAATCACCTCATTCTAACCACAGATACTGCTAGAGCAGAAGAAGATAGGGCCTTAACTGAGGCCTTAGAGAGATGGCCTGGGGTATTAAGTGCCAAAGTTGTTTTTACTAATATGGAAGACTGTATAGATTAA
- a CDS encoding nitrate reductase cytochrome c-type subunit, with protein sequence MKIAWSFLFIFLLLSCQKKDTSEAASNSDGLVKASDIRISGKNRKLKDRKEYLKKRQLNRLYDGAPPTIPHRLEDGFNDRTSCMNCHQIGKMHGPNVLHEEQMNCTQCHVRATVDTVFRPSNFKKYFAHPEIDRANPIGPPYIPHRIQDRKNCAICHIDNGAREELVPRHGNLMNCTQCHVQLQQKRNDFIYDKKRASTLD encoded by the coding sequence ATGAAGATTGCATGGTCGTTTCTCTTTATTTTTTTACTACTAAGCTGCCAAAAGAAAGATACTTCTGAGGCAGCTTCTAACTCTGATGGATTGGTTAAGGCCTCTGATATAAGAATTAGTGGTAAGAATAGGAAGCTTAAAGATAGAAAAGAATATCTGAAAAAAAGACAGCTTAATAGGCTCTATGATGGTGCTCCTCCAACAATACCGCATAGACTTGAGGATGGCTTCAATGACAGAACAAGTTGTATGAATTGTCATCAAATTGGTAAGATGCACGGGCCAAATGTGCTGCATGAAGAGCAAATGAACTGTACACAGTGTCACGTAAGAGCTACAGTTGATACCGTGTTTAGGCCAAGTAACTTTAAAAAGTACTTCGCTCACCCTGAGATAGACAGAGCGAACCCTATCGGGCCTCCGTATATTCCGCACAGAATACAAGATCGTAAAAACTGTGCTATTTGTCATATAGATAATGGGGCAAGGGAAGAGTTGGTGCCAAGGCATGGAAATTTGATGAATTGTACACAATGTCATGTGCAACTTCAGCAAAAGCGCAACGATTTTATTTACGATAAAAAGAGAGCTTCAACTCTCGATTAA
- the mobB gene encoding molybdopterin-guanine dinucleotide biosynthesis protein B, which translates to MTFKNNYLIHPFEICVCGYSGSGKTTLISKMITELSKSRRVGYIKHDAHRFEMDKEGKDTYIAKKSGAFQVSINSDTEFAFISNPIEDRFFLKNLYLDCDTVIIEGHKLSLLRKVFIYTGSDEDRALLQEYRSNESLSLLAVVGLSNDRPIEIGDLPYFHRDDLSGILNFLSNFFAEIIENTPVYGLVLGGGKSTRMGSDKGKLVYHGKSQVEYLYELLDSKLQKTYISCRDSQSEYDFNFETIKDKFLDYGPTGGLLSAFEFNSDVAWLVVACDMPFINDQTINDLLKRRNPFRLASCFHNDERKWPEPLCSIYEPKAKVRLGNYLLQGKPCPRKVLMNSHIELLTPLNKKSLNNINTPKEYQVALSELAGDSN; encoded by the coding sequence GTGACTTTCAAAAATAACTATCTGATTCATCCTTTTGAAATTTGTGTTTGTGGATACTCTGGAAGTGGAAAGACTACACTTATCTCAAAAATGATTACTGAATTATCAAAATCTAGGAGAGTCGGCTATATTAAGCATGATGCTCATCGCTTTGAGATGGATAAAGAGGGAAAAGACACCTACATTGCCAAGAAGTCGGGAGCGTTCCAAGTATCAATTAACTCAGATACAGAATTTGCCTTCATTAGTAACCCTATTGAAGATAGATTCTTTTTGAAAAACCTATATCTTGATTGCGATACAGTTATTATTGAAGGCCATAAGTTGAGCTTACTGAGAAAAGTTTTCATTTACACAGGCAGTGATGAAGATAGAGCTCTTTTACAAGAATATCGCTCAAATGAATCTCTGTCATTGCTTGCAGTTGTAGGATTAAGTAATGATAGACCTATTGAAATAGGTGATCTTCCTTATTTTCACCGGGATGACCTATCTGGAATATTAAATTTCTTATCAAACTTCTTTGCAGAAATTATTGAAAATACACCAGTGTATGGACTTGTTCTTGGGGGAGGAAAATCAACTCGTATGGGTAGCGATAAGGGCAAGTTGGTTTATCATGGAAAATCTCAAGTTGAGTACCTCTATGAGTTACTCGACTCTAAACTTCAAAAAACCTATATTTCATGTCGAGATAGTCAAAGCGAATATGACTTTAATTTTGAGACGATCAAAGATAAGTTTCTTGATTATGGGCCAACTGGCGGTTTACTAAGTGCCTTTGAATTTAATTCGGATGTAGCATGGCTAGTCGTTGCTTGTGATATGCCTTTCATTAATGATCAGACCATTAATGATCTATTAAAGAGAAGAAACCCTTTTAGGCTTGCTAGCTGTTTTCATAACGACGAAAGAAAATGGCCAGAACCTCTTTGCAGTATCTATGAGCCAAAGGCCAAGGTTCGATTAGGAAATTACCTTCTGCAAGGTAAGCCTTGTCCAAGAAAAGTTTTAATGAACTCTCATATTGAATTACTTACCCCTTTAAATAAGAAATCACTTAATAATATAAATACCCCTAAAGAATATCAGGTAGCATTATCTGAACTTGCAGGAGATTCAAATTGA
- a CDS encoding MoaD/ThiS family protein produces MKLQMKYFAAIREACGKSEELLETNSTNTHELFEELTNLYGLQIDKKNLKVAINEEYSSFDAKFNELDIVALIPPVAGG; encoded by the coding sequence TTGAAATTACAGATGAAATACTTTGCGGCCATTAGAGAGGCCTGTGGCAAGAGTGAAGAGCTTCTTGAGACTAACTCTACTAATACTCACGAACTTTTTGAGGAGCTGACGAATCTCTATGGGCTACAGATAGATAAGAAAAATCTTAAAGTCGCAATCAATGAAGAATATTCCTCTTTTGATGCGAAGTTTAATGAACTTGATATAGTCGCCTTAATTCCACCAGTGGCGGGAGGTTAA
- the moaA gene encoding GTP 3',8-cyclase MoaA, which translates to MKQSRTKLVDQHGRHIHKLRLALLDACNFRCIYCMPDDPKFMHKKNLLSSQELISLATHLVDLGIDEIRLTGGEPTLRSDLLEIIRGLDKLNLSKLGLTTNGQHMAKLLPELKNTTCKHLNFSLDSLNKVGFQKMTGSPHLEKVLESIFMAKELGFNVKINAVLMKGFNDKEIEDFIDFSGRYDIEVRFLELMRIGEARESFEKKFVSADEIIERLKKFSSITPISLPIDSTSFNFTLSNGANIGIIASESKPFCTGCSRLRLSADAILRPCLMMNEGYSLRGKDRNEISDLLHKTMSLKPIERIYDVSQPMNQIGG; encoded by the coding sequence ATGAAACAATCAAGAACTAAGCTTGTAGATCAGCATGGCCGTCATATACATAAACTAAGACTTGCTCTTTTAGATGCTTGCAACTTTAGATGTATTTACTGTATGCCAGATGATCCTAAGTTTATGCATAAGAAAAATCTTCTTAGCTCCCAGGAGCTCATTTCTCTAGCAACTCACTTAGTTGATCTAGGGATTGATGAAATTCGTCTTACTGGTGGAGAGCCGACTCTAAGGTCTGATCTATTAGAAATTATAAGAGGTTTAGATAAATTAAACCTCTCAAAACTCGGGCTAACGACAAATGGTCAACACATGGCCAAGTTACTTCCTGAACTTAAAAATACTACCTGTAAGCACCTTAACTTTAGTTTAGACAGTTTAAATAAAGTGGGCTTTCAAAAGATGACTGGATCTCCCCACCTAGAAAAAGTTTTAGAATCTATTTTTATGGCCAAGGAGCTTGGTTTTAATGTGAAGATTAATGCTGTTTTAATGAAAGGTTTTAATGACAAAGAAATTGAAGACTTTATTGATTTTTCTGGACGCTACGATATTGAAGTTAGATTTTTGGAACTGATGAGAATTGGTGAAGCAAGAGAGAGCTTTGAGAAGAAGTTTGTAAGTGCAGATGAAATAATCGAAAGATTGAAGAAATTCTCAAGTATAACTCCAATATCTCTTCCGATTGACTCTACTTCTTTTAATTTCACTCTAAGTAATGGTGCAAATATCGGAATTATTGCTTCTGAGTCGAAACCTTTCTGTACAGGTTGTTCAAGACTTAGACTTTCTGCTGATGCCATTTTACGACCTTGTTTAATGATGAATGAGGGATATTCTTTAAGAGGTAAAGATAGAAATGAGATCAGTGATCTTCTTCATAAGACTATGTCTTTAAAACCAATAGAGAGAATTTATGATGTCTCTCAACCAATGAATCAAATTGGAGGATAG